The genomic region TGTTCAGAGAGCAGACTGAACTTCCCAGTGCTGGGGCTCAGGGAGAGATGAGCTTAGCTCATGCCACTACCTTCCATACGGCAGCAGGAACCCTAGGGATGCTGGCGTACAATATTGCATATCTTGAAGATTACGATTACACCGACGCAAATAATAAACAACAACTGGAAGAATTAGACAATGCTTTACAAATCCTTAGTGATGGAAATACGGACAACGGCGAAGTACAGATCCAAGATGTAAGTGGCGAAGACCATATCAAAGTTGTTGATAATAGTGGAACCGAGGTTGCGTCTATTCCTGGAAGTTTTCCAACGAGAGAGGCTTATTTACTTGGGTTAGAAGCGATTGAAAAACCCGAGTTAGCAGAACTCGCTCGGTTGTTGCACCTTAAGGAACAAGTTAAGCGCGATCGGGAATTTGGTTTTGCTCAATCTCCTGCAGCAGAAGTTCCAGCGACTGATATCGATGGGAATAAAAAAATCACTGGTGGTGGGCCTTACTACACATACCCTGTCCGTTTTATTGATGATTTTTCTCATGGTAATGTCATTTACGATAAAGACGGAGCTCCTGACGGTGAAAATCAAATCAAAATTGGCTGTGACTTCAGTAGTAATGGCAACGACTATTTCGGGTTTGGAGATCCAGGAAATGCAGCAGGAGCTCCTGAAGCACAATTAGAAAAGCGTTTTATCGATCTTGCTACTCTGATTTGCTCGACAACACCCAAATTTCCCTCATTGCATTATATTTTCCCCACACAAGCCCACGATCGCCACGAAACAGCAACAGGTATCTCGCAACCGACAACCGAACCCTACATCAGCAATACAACCGCAGACACTAACTTCGAGCCTGTCAATCCAGCAGATATTGCGTTAATGCCTAAACCTTTGGATTTTAATAGCGCCGAATGGTTTCTACCTACAGAAAGTGGTCCGGGTGGGAATAATCCAAACAATAGTAGTCAGGAATTGGTCTTAGCTGATGGAGCGCTAAGGCGTGTAGCGATTAAAGATTCTGCGCTCTATGATGGTCGCGAAGCGATGAGTGTGAGAACTCTGAATTTAGATCTCGAACTCCTCCGCGAAAATCAGATCCAAGGGGACTTTTGGTTACCTGAAAGTGGAATTGTCTTTGCCTTCCGAGAAGATGCAGTGCGCGAAGATGCGCTTTACAAAGAACAAGATCCCAAAGATCTTCGGATCAAAGCAGTCGATTACTACCCCGACCCCGATCGCCGTCCCTATGGTTTCCGGTTCAAAAATGGTCGCTATATTAATCGGGGTGATAACAACGCCAATGGGATGACTTTCATTACCGATAATCCGTTGTACATCCAGGGTGCATTTAACCTACATGCTACTGCTGACGGGGCAACAACGAACGAAATACAAGAGTTTACCCAAACCTTGCCCGCCAATGGTAACTATGATGAAAATGACTTTTACGGTCGTACCGATCTCAACCCGAGTTTCTCGCGACCGGGACAAGATAATTGGCGACCAGTAGAAGTTTTAGCAGATGCTATTACCATTCTTTCGGACAACTTCTGTGATGGCAGTATTGAAGATGGAATTATCTATGCCGGAGATAACGATCCGAACGAAGCCGATAAATTGGGTGCTGCACGGCGTCAAACCTTATATGGCTGCAACAATGCCTCCAACTACACCTCTTATCTGAATCAAAACCGTCCGTCCACTGCGCTAGATTCTAGCGTTGAATGGCAACGAGAAAACCCCTTCGATCGACAGCTAAGCACTCCGTTCGCTCCAAACTCACCCATTCTAATTTCACGTAATGGTATTCATCAAACCACCGCAGGCGACTATGATGGCACCTTTCTGAAATTTGCTGACAAGCAAAACCAGGGCAAGAATCTCATCAATCCCATCGCCACGACCGTCAACCTCGTCTTGGTTAGTGGCATTTCACCAACACAAGAAAATCAACTCAATGGCGGGCTGCACAATTTCCCTCGCTTGCTGGAAAACTGGAATGATACAGTCGTGCTGACGATCCAAGGTTCGCTGATGCAACTCAACTTTAGTAATTATGCGACAGCACCCTTCGATCAGGATGGTTGGGAAGACGGTCAACCAACAGCCGCTCTTATTTTCCCTTACTACAGTCCACCGCAACGGAATTGGGGTTACGATGTCGGGCTGCAATATCTGCCTGCCGGACCGGTTTCTAAGCGTCTTGTTAGCTTATCCAACGAGCGGGATGAATTTTATCGCGAACTACCTGCTGACGATCGATATATTTGCAAGTTGCGCGATGCGATTGGATTCGGCTGTCAAGAGTAAATAGGGAGGTTGAAACATGCTAGATATCAGCCAAAAAGGCAGCGAGCGAGGACTGACGCTCATGGAGTCGTTAGCGGCAATTGTCATTTTTGGAATTGCCATTACTGCCATTACACCACCATTGATGATGGCGATGGCTGCTCGCGTTCGTGCTCACCGAGCTGAGCAAGCCTTACAAATTGCTCAAAGTGAAATTGACCGAGTCAGACTATTGATGGAAAAAGGCAATAGTGGTTTGCCCAGCGCTGAGTTTGTCGATCTCTTACCTCCAGCATCGGGTGCGGCCACATCAAATGAAGTGGCTGCCCCAACAGCAGTTGAAAGTGACTGTACCACTCTTGCCGATTCTACCAATACAGCTTGTGCTGTTGATATTGAAAATGATGGAACCGATGATTTTGTCATTCAAACGTTCCGTACTCATTCCTGTGAATCAGAAAATAGCCAAGGAGAAAGGATCCCACTAGGCTTTAGGATGGGTGTACGAGTTTACACAAAGAGTTCATTTGACGCCCATAGCGGTTCTCTAGGAACGAAACAAGGATCCTTGGCATTCTCAGCAGCAACTACATCTGGCAAATCTCCTCTAGCAGTTATGGAAGTACCGATCGTGAGAAGCGATTTACCTCTGTCAAATGTAATATACAAAAGCGTCATTAATGGAGAAACTTGTGAACTCTAAATCGTAATGTTGTTGAATTCAGACAAATTGCTACAACACTAAAATTTGGAACGCTCACCAGTTTAGATCGCTATTTTAATCGATCGTTCTCTTCATATTCACCCCTCGATTCAGAGTAAAGTTGCTGAGGATAGCTCTCGGATCCAAGAACACCAAAGTTCCTAAAAGTCTATGTGTAAACAAAACCTTTAAAGTGAAAGCATTAGAGCCATGGATGAAAACAACCTTAATTATATCTTAAAAGCATATCTTCGGTTTCGTAAATCGCGATCGAGCAATAAAGGGTTTACCATCTTAGAAATTCTGATGGCTATCCTTATTACTGCTATGGTTTTATATGCGATGCTTTCACTGGTTGTGAATTTGCTCGGACTGGAAAAACGAGAGACTGCAAAAAACCAAGTTCAGCAAGATATGGGTCAAGCGATCGATTATATAGCAACGGAGTTAAAGCAGGCC from Oxynema aestuarii AP17 harbors:
- a CDS encoding type IV pilus modification PilV family protein — protein: MLDISQKGSERGLTLMESLAAIVIFGIAITAITPPLMMAMAARVRAHRAEQALQIAQSEIDRVRLLMEKGNSGLPSAEFVDLLPPASGAATSNEVAAPTAVESDCTTLADSTNTACAVDIENDGTDDFVIQTFRTHSCESENSQGERIPLGFRMGVRVYTKSSFDAHSGSLGTKQGSLAFSAATTSGKSPLAVMEVPIVRSDLPLSNVIYKSVINGETCEL